Genomic segment of Harmonia axyridis chromosome 6, icHarAxyr1.1, whole genome shotgun sequence:
AAAATTATCGCATGTTGCAGCTAATGAAATCCACTTAAAACGATCACTGTGGTCATCTATGGTTTCTGCATTTATTGGAGGATTATATGCAtgtcttttttcaattaatcaCGGTTTTTTTATCTGAGAACATGTCTAATGGAATATGACTAAATATTATAGGCCCAAGAATATCTCCCTGTGGGACTCCATCTCCAAAAGTTGCTTCTCCCTAATAAGTATAACCTATATGCTATAAATCAACTTTAACGTTCAATTTCATGGTCTTTTTCCTTCTTTAATATGCTTTTTTTTATGGTCTATCTTAAAGAGTTTTTGTTTATGTCTTGTAGTTATTTCATCTAATTCACCTGTCAAATTTATTCATGACACTTTGAAATTATGCCAAACAAGTACTTTTTCTAAGCGTTTCTGTTCTGTCTCATCGAAAGCTTTTTTAACGCCAAAACAAATATAACACCAGATAAACTCGAATCTTGAAACTATTACGAAAGCTGTCACCAATAACATTATTTTAGGTCAAAGTAATTGCTTTTTATGGGGTCAACTGTACAAGTTACTTTTGTAGAATAATTAGCGTttcataattttaatgaaatataatatCTCTAATTACCAAAATTGGACAAAATTATTCCTAGTTACTTTCAGAAGTTTAATGCCCTCAGATCGAACTTATCTGACATCTACAATATGAGATATGCAGTCAATTAACTCAATAATGTCCTCCTTGATTTATTCTTAAATTTCTGTCAGTATTCAAAAATGAGAACTGAATTTGATAAAACAGTTCAACAGTTCCTAAACATTGTATATTTCCATGGTTATGGCATAACCTatacacaaatgacataagaaatgtcaaaaaataacacagtgttgccattatatcattttgaattgtataattCTTATTGGACAATCCTTTTTAAGTGGTGGGAAGGTCTATTGTTGAAGTACCTGTATCAATTATCCAGCAATGAGTGGTTCTTTTTTCGTAGGTACTAACTGTACATGCTGGTAGCTGAAAAATGctataaattcaattttgcaggtCATCAGAAGTTGTTTTGCTTGGCTTTTATAATGCAAATTCGACTTCGGATGTTTGTGGCTAAGAATTTCGCACGTATAGCGATATTGCTGAgtaatatttccatttttataaCCTCTGTTATGTAATAAGCTTCGTGCTAGTAATCTATggaagtttccagaaatttcgaagTTGGTAGCAGGTCTTGAAGGAGGATTTGTTATTTCCTATTCAGATTTACTAGTGTACTATAGTAGTATTTATAAGAACAGTCGTACGACTTACAACTACGCAGACGCACTATAGTATAGTACAGCTAAGAATGCAAAATTATCGTTGAACACAACAAAACGCTGCAATCATAATCAATCATGAAGTTTTGAGACATTCTTTACCAATATTTATGGTGCGCCTTCTCTCAGCGGATTTCTGTGGTCCCTGTCATATACACCCTCTCCTCCATAACGTTCTGCAGAGAATTGCGCAGCGTATATTGCACTGGGGATGTTGTTTAGGCTCTCTTGAATCTATTTCTGCTCAGTCAGTTTCCATTCTTCATGTTTAACTAAAAGAAATGTATTACATTCAATCTAGAAGATAATTAaatccctttttttttcttcttccagGCTTCTACAATCGATGGAAGACGAAAAGGAGCGTGCCTGTTTTGCCACGAGTACTTCATGGAACTGTACCTGCTGGCCGAACTGAAAACCATCAGCCTCAAAGTGACCACAGTCGACATGCAGAAGCCACCACCTGATTTCCGCACCAATTTCGAAGCAACCCCACCGCCCATTTTGATCGACAGAGGCTTGGCTATATTGGAAAACGAAAAAATTGAGAGACACATCATGAAGAGTGTACCTGGCGGCCACAATCTATTCGTACAGGTGCGGTTCTATGGTCTCGTTGACTTTTTGTCATAGAGTAGTAGGGTTTTGGTATATTTTGTTCTATGAAACTGTCAAAATTTGACGTTTCTCACGAAGTGTCAAAGGGTATAGAATTCGACAGAAGGCAATAGTTattttggaattatttgaaagaatattcGAGAAGAATCTAGTCATCTAGGTTGATCTATAGGCTAGAAAGATCTGTGGTGCGTGCTTGTAATAACATACAAGTAGGATCTACAATGAGGAATTCCATTCAAGTCCAGCTTTCAGAGCAAAAGAAAGCTTAAAATTAATGATTATAAGTTTCATCCATGAGTAACTTGTGTCAAAGAAGAATGGCATAGTAATTAAgttattgtttattttaatatatgcAATCTCCAGTCAATGTTGCCTGATGGAGAATttctaaattttgaattctagtatttattttcttttaaaaatTCTACCATTTTTGCGCAGTTGGTTTTCGTCGGTGAAAGACATAAAAAAGTAATTACTTTTAATGATATATCAAGACACCAGTGTATAAGTGAAGCTTCAAAGCATCGAAAGTGCTGAAGGCACTTATATACACCTGTATAGTACTCTATTATTCATTATACCTGCATTAtaactccaaatttcaatcacaaTGGCAGTATTTTTAGACATATCAATGAGAACGTAGTTGAAATACGATTTTAATGTTGATCAGCGCCATCTAGGAAGGATTAGAGATATCATCCAGAAATCCAACTTTTTGTATATCATTAATGAGAGTTTATAATCACTGTAAACCGATTCATACGCAAATCTGCTCAGAAATATTATGAACAAGTAcagaaattatgaaacaaaaacgAGTATCGACATTCAATCTCTCCACAGTAGCGCCATCTGGTATCTATTTCCCCGAATATGATATTCCCAACCATAGATAACCATCACAAGTTTTCTTTAAATCAATCTCTCCGTCTTGCAGGATAAAGAAGTAGCAACCCTCATCGAAAACCTCTACACCAAATTCAAGATCTACATAACGAAATACGAGTCAACAGATACCAACGAAGCCAGTCAACCGTTGCTGTCTCAACTAATGAAGATCAACGATTTCCTAGCCAAAAGAGCCACCAGGTTCCTCACAGGAGACACAATGTCCTGCTTCGACTGTGAGCTGATGCCCAGGCTGCAGCACATCCGCATTGGGGCCAAAGCCTTCCGAAATTTCGAGATCCCCACCAAATTCTCAGCCCTTTGGCGATACATGTTCAACATGTACGAGCTGGAAGCCTTTAGGCAGAGCTGCCCCGCAGACCAAGACATCATCAGCCACATCAAGAACCAACTGGGCCTGAGGACCAAAGCCCGAATAGAACTCGAGACCCCAGTCTACAGTACCTCAATACCCATACTGAACGAGGCGTAATGTGTGTAGAGGTCTTCCTCTTCGATAACCCTAATCAATGCCCAGAGCATTATTGTTTTtagaactttattttttcatttgcttGTTATTTCTGTTGAAGACACATCGACGTTGAAAATTGTGGTTACCCATACTGTTTGAGTTGCCCGTGAAATTGTTGTTATCGAAATTTGTAGCTTTTCTAAATTTAGGCATTAAAatagatgtaaaattttatacGAGGAGCGCGTTTGATACTTGTAGTTTTGTAAGCTTCCCAAGCTTCTATATACCTACCTAATCTGTCATCGCAAACCATGCAATTGTGGTAATTTAGTTTTATCTACTTATTTTCATCCAACATTTTCATCGATCATTATTgttgatgtttatttttaaattcatgaAGCCAAATTGGATGTTCGTTAAGTTTTAatctttcaataattctgattctagaatttaatatatttgaattcaatattacATAGGAACGAATGCCTTTTTTACTAGTTCACATCTGTATATATTAACTTATACTTTCAGTATTCAATTCAAtgtatcctttttttttttgaattagtaAAAATGTGTTTCAGTTCGGAATTTATCCCCTGAATAACTTGATTCAAAATGGATTCCAGGTTTTTATTGTTGTCAAATCATCAGAACTTTACGTTTTCTACAGGTTTTTTATCCTACTGGATTTGAATAACAATAGGTAGATTTTTTTTGAgtcatatgttatatatttttgcatATGAATAAAGGtatgaaaaacaaatattgaGTTTTATTGCACTCTGAAAATCAAAGAATAAATCTACAAATTTGGTTTGAGATGTGTTTTACCCCATTACAGTACATACCATTGCTACTGCTCAGATCATCCTTATTTCCTTTGTTTTGAATTAACGATACCAAGATTATAATACAAATCAACACGATTTGCCAGTTTTGTCCAATTACTTGTTGATATTTATAAAGGAACCTCgcttttttttgacatttaacCTTAGTGTTCTGTGCGTCAAACCAAGGATAAACGTCAAGATGACAGGTATCAAATGGACATCATTTCATGTATGGTAAAGTTAATCTAATCTAAAGAACAAATGGGATATATGAGATTCAGATAATATCAGATTTCCACGTGCAAATTCTCTGTCCCCGTGTTTCAAGGATCAAAGTTCGTCTAACTCGACATTTGTCAACGTAGAATGTCATTTTACAACAGTGTAATTCAGTGATAAGAGTTAAAAATCCACATCCCATAATGTTGACATCTCGTATAAGAATAAATTATGTTTGTGAGAGAGCTGTGAGTAAATTTTATTCTCCTGAAAATATATTATCTCAAGAAAACAGAGAGAAAACTACCTCGAAATTCAGTACTATGCAACCTATCAGATTGTCACATTTTCCACCAAGAAAAGCAGCTGTTTTGGTTCCACTTTGTTTGATGGATGGTAAGATGGCGCTTCTGTATACATTACGAACATCGAAATTGAAGAACCATAGAGGAGAAGTGAGTTTTCCTGGAGGAATGATAGACGATTCAGACAAAGATGTTACGGAAGCTGCTCTAAGGGAAACTCGGGAAGAACTAGGTATAGTTCCCGAATGTGTGGACGTTTGGGGTTCTGGAAGACAACTAGTGGCTAGAGGTAAAACGACAGTTACCCCAGTACTAGGATATATcaagaaaaacttcaaaattaaagatttaAAACTCAGCAGAGACGAAGTTGACGATGCATTTTATGTGACTTTGGAAGATTTGTGCAACCCTAAATTATATCGTCATACACAATTCAGGCAAGATGACACAACATTCAATATGCCTGTTTTTACAGGAGGAAAATACCGAATATGGGGACTTACTGCAGTGATTACTTATATTGCTTTACATTCGTTACTCCCAGCTAGAGCTTATAATCATCAAGTAAAACAATTACAATCAATTAGGATCATACCCTGAACAAATTAAATTCTTTTGGACCATATGCTGTTTTAATTAAAGTATCAATctctaaaaaaattgaaaatttaattgacaTTGATTGTCATTAATTAAATAAGAAAATCTAAtgtttttgaaaagaaaaagaacaTCGAAGAACAAATGAAGTGACAGTTACAAAAAGTTTGTTTATTAACCTCAATCATTTTAATCTAATTTTGTTTATGTAAAACTGTGATATTAATCTGTAACTAATTGTTTGATTGTCGGAAGCAATCTTGTTTATGATTATAACTGCCAGAAGAGAGTAGCTAAACCTTCAGAACAAAATCTAGTCAAATGACAGAACTAGTTGTTCCTCCTAGTCTTATCAATAAACTAGGGCACAATATCTTAGAAATACGAGAAAGAGCATTAATAACTCTTCTATCTAAAATTGATAATGGATACAAGTTCGAAAATAACTTGAGCCAAAGCAAGGAAATGCtaacaaaattatttgaatggTTCTTATTCAATCCATGTCCTCATGAAGAGATGGTTCTTGCTCTCATTAAAAGGATACTCTTGACTGATGGTGGTACCACTCTTATCAATCATTACGGCCCAAATACTATAAAGAAAGAGTTACAACAAGTTAAAGAATGTTTGGAGCCCCAATATCACTCAGCAGTACAAGATTTGTATGACATTGTTGACGCTTTCAAAGCTGAAAAAGAAATAGTACCACCTCTTGTGAGTGATGTTCCATTGAGTTATAGATCAGGACAGAGTTGCAGGACTGCTAGATCAAATACTGAAATCACAGCTACAAGTTTTGGAGGCTATATCAGTAAAGGGCCATCTATGGAGGTAGAAGTGGGAAATGCGAAAGAAACATTTACAGTATCTAGAGACTCACATTCACCTATTGAATTGCATCACAACATAGCAGATGTTTTACCTAATTATACTTTCCAATGGCAACCTTTGATTGAGGCAGATAAACAAGTACTATGTTCAttagaaaattcattgaaaaaacctttGCAACCTTCAGAACTCCTTCATTCGTGCGAGTTTTTGACAGATGTGCTGTTACATGATTTCCCAGCAGAAGTATTTCTCCAAAGACCAACAATTGTTTTGTTATTGCAAGATCTTTTGGCTTGCTCTTTGTCAACAAGAGTTAGTGCTTCGGTCTTGAACTGTATCAATCATTTAACAAAATCCCTCATACAAAGGATAGCACATTGTAATGATCCCTGCTTACGTTGTTTGAGAGAATATACACCACCATCTATTGTACATACATCATTGAATTCCGAAATTCTACCTCTAACAGAAGAAATTGAATTCAAGGAAGATTATGAATCACTGAAGGAGTATGAAATGTCAACTACAAAATATTGTCTGACGACTTTGAAGTGCATCTTGGACTACTTAATAATAAAGCCAGAAAGTCTAAGGGATACGGCAAAAAAGAAACATAACAATCTTTATAATGGCATAATAGTAATTGAACAAATATTATTCCTGTTGAAAAGATGTTTTTGCTGTGAGATATTTAATGTGCAACCAATTGGAGCATTCTATGACATACTGAAGGAGTTGAATCTGTGTTTAATATCGTTTGGAGAACTACTAGAAAACTATAGAATCGAAGTGAATACAAATGAGGGTAACGCCAAGTTCAGGGCGATTCAAATATGCATCTTAAACCACTGTATGTATCTACTTGACAATTTCATCCCGTCTGATAGGAGTGTCCACCTTCTGCCAAAATGTTTGAAGAATTCACTCACAATGAGCCTGTTGGACATTCCTATGGCCAGATTATATCCAGAACTCCACTCCGACATGCTGAGGTATGTCCAGACTTTCTCCAAAATAACAGAATCTGAATGCTTGGAACGATTTCGAATTGTAAATGATGTTTGCGGCAGCATGACAGCTGCGGTAGAATTGATGAGAAATCACGATGTTTTATGCTTCTCCAAAATAATAAACTTAGCCAAAAAAGGAATGCTATGCCTACAATTTCACGAAAACTTATCATTTGTGAAAATCATCATTGAAGCTTGCGCAACTAAATTCAACCTGCATACTAATGACGAAGATGCTCTCATCATGGAAGGCGTTTTGTTGGGTCTCTTCTCAAACCATATAGACGAAGTTGTCGAATACACGTTGGAATTGTGTTACAAAAAGGTGATAACTGCCATTGGACCTATGTTGAATTTCAATGGTTTCGGAGTGTCAAGCAGTCAGGTTGTCTTTCTGTTAAGGTCGAAATTGCTGACTGAAATGGCTGAGTTCGGACTTTGCAGCCAAAATAATCGGGTGAAGAAATATGCCGAAGATATCTTTATACATCTTTTGAAGTGCAAGATTTTGGTTACTGACGAGATATGGGATAAAGTAACTGCCGCTGTAATTCCTGCTTTTCCTATTCTTTTGGTGTATGCCTCCAAAATGACCCCATTGGGGAGGACTTTGATCAATGTTGTGGATCCTGATATTGCGAAAGATCTGAGGTTGCCGATAACTGAAGTGAGTACCAGCTATCAAACACCTATTCCAATTATTCtgtgatatttattgattacaagaaaacaggatattttcaatttgcgcaAATATGTATTTTCCAAAACAGAAGCATTCAGAAAAGTAAAATTTAAGGAGAACACCAAAAAGCAATTCATAAACAATTAAGAGTCACAtaagaattattttcattatgacTTCGATAATTTGACAATTATCGAATAAATTACAAAATACAAATACTGCTATAGGATATTCCAATGagaatttttatcatttatatcaattctttgaaaatattgaaattttaagcAAAACGTTGAATGCAAAGGAATGAAAACGCTAATCACCTAATGTTTACTACAAATTGACGTCACGTAAGTTCGTCCAATCCAGTTATTTCCCTTATGAAGTAGTGTCTTAGAGCTTTGTTAgcatatttaataatttatacTTCTTGtcgaattaattttcaatcataCAGATGTCTATAAAtaggacaattttttttatactgtCCAATAACCTATTGTTGcttattttcatataatttgTTAGGTTTTGTATTAGCTATTGATCTAGTGACTTTTAGTTTGTTACTGTGATTCCCTCCCCTGACACTGATTTTTTGACAGGTGGTTAAATCCAACATCTTGCTGATGTACTCCAAAGAAGATCTGGTTCGTGATGAGGCATTCTCCAGACTCTGCTGGCTGTTGGCCCAACAAGAGAACTCCAAGATGCTTCTACCCAGACTGAACAACATCAACGACAGAATACTAACCAATATATGTCAGGTAATCCCAGCAGGCTTTGACGTGAACAGAACCAAAAGCGCAGAGCGGTTCTACCAACCTTCCAGTCTGCAAAACGTCATGGAACTGCTGACTTCGACAAATACCGAACCCGGGATCCGTAGATCGGCCTTGACTCAAACCGCAGTCATGATGGAAGACTATTTGTTGCACGATCTATTCATAGATAAAGGCGGGGTGGAcatgattataaaaataatgaacgaCGCGTTGATCGAAGAAGATTACACCAACTATTCAGATTCTGTCGTACCGGCAGTGGCCATTTTGAAAAGTATTTGCTTGCACAACAGTAACGTTCGGTATGAGTTGAGCCATAACCTCAATTTGTACTATTTGATCCTAAGAGGGATGTTCTTGTATTGTACGGAAGAGAGAATGAAGATGGACTCGAGCACTTTGCTGTTTCTTCTGTTGTACAGTAGTTTTTTGAGGGGAACGCCATCTAGAGGTAATTTGGCTATTCCAGAAGTAGTCGTAGGCAATCTAGCTGTTCCCTTGACTTGTGCGGTTTACGGAAACACCAGCGATTACGCCGACTGCGATATAACGGAATACATCCTTTCCGACAAAGCCAGTTCGAGTTCCGTTCAGATACAGTGGAACGCAGAAGTTTACGGTGGCTTTCAGAAACTAACCCAACTTGGTAATTTTGTGGAACCGGAAGGTATAAAGATGGTGGACCATCTTAAAATCCAAGCTAAAGACCTGGTACAGATCAAGGTGTCATCGGTAGAATACTCCATAGGGGAGTGTCTGAAAGAAATGGAGAGGGGAGAATGTTTTACCAGTTGCGAGGAAATTCTAAACGCCCTGTTGATTTACTTGTACTTATACCATTTGTGGAAGAAAGACACTGAAGGATTCATCTTGAAATATCCGTGGGAACAGCATTTCGGAAAGTTCTTGAGAATACTTCCATCGAGTGAAGATGATGTTTGTCTTTTACATAGCGTTGTTAAGTTTTTGAGGACTCTGGTTCCTTTCTATAAATTCTCGAAGGATGGTTGCTGGATCGCGTCCATCATTAAAGATCCCACGGATTATTTCACAGATTTGGTTAGTTGCGGCAATGACACCGATGATCAAGCGAAACTTTTGAGTAAGGAACTCGTCGGTTTGATAACAGATTGCGCTTGCCAGGAGCAACATTTTGTAGATTACTGCGTTGAGTCTGATCAAAATTGTAGGGTTAGTGACGATTGGGCGGCTGTCATAGAAATGGTGACAGATAACCTCAAACTTCAAGATCCCAACCAGCTCTATAACTTGGCACACTTGGATTCTCTCCTTTCTTGCTTGGTGCACCTTTCGGCAATGCTTGGCTGGAGTAGGGCTAGAAAAAGAAGCTCTTCGAAGCAAACCATGAAAGAGATCATATCAGGTCTTTGCGATCTGGTAGACGCTTTTCATTACGGTAAAGGTCCTTCGGCTGCTGTTTCTCTGATGGGGCTCAGTATCACCAAGAACGTTATGATGATCTTGAATCATATCTTGGCCGAAGTGCACAGTTCCGAAGCCAAAAATTGGGACTTGCTGTTCGTGGAAGACGCCAACCAGcccaataaaatattcaactttGTTATTCTCTGGGATACGAGAGATGTGATTCTTAGAGCAGCCGTCCTGCAATTTTTTGCGGGTATACTCCAGTCTTCCAGGCTTGCGAGAGATATCGTtgtggatttgaagaaaaaacggaGATGTTTATGGACGATGTCTTTGAACATTTTGCTGGATAAAGATGAAGCAGCCATAGTGAGAGAGAATGCAGCGCTAATACTTGCCAATTTATGCACCCACAGAAGGATAACCTCTGACCCCCTACCTATTTTACATAGTGAATTAGTTTCGCTGGAATACGACAAAGAGACTCATTCGAATCCTATCGACAGCATAGTCGATGTACTGGAAAAAACCAAAGCGTTGAAACAACTAAAAACCATGATTTTGTGTCTTTACACGAATAACCTATCGGAAGTTAGAATTCAGGAGATAACGCCTAAATCGTCTGGGCATCTTTATACTTATCGTAGTACTTCTGATTTCACCGAAAAGAATTGGTCTTGTACCAGTAAAAACACGAACGAAGAATGTAACTTAGTTACACCCAGTTTGATGAAGACGACGATTATATTCTTACGTAATCTGATCGAAATGACAGGTCAACCTTACGTTGACTACATTAACGACAGTGGACTGATCAAATTGATTTTTAAATCTATCTGTTCTCCTTCCATCGAGATAAGAAACACCAAAGAGCTGTCTTTGTACATTGAAATATTGGAGATGAACACCGAGATATGTTTTTTCCTGAACAAAACTGTACGGTTTAGTCCAGGATGTTTGGGAACGATTTTACACACTAAGGATTGTTTCAACGTCTTCATATCGTTGCTGGATCCTAAAATCTATCATACCCATTTACCGCAACTGATTTATCTGCGAAATAAACTCTGGACTGAAATATTCAGTCTCATCGGAACTTTCTTAGAGTGCGGAATGCAAGTCGAAGATCCCAAACGAGCTTTCGAAATTTTGGGTATAATCCTGGAGGCTATCTACAATTGTGGCCCGATGAACTTGATAGCAACCGTTTGTGAATCTATAGAAGCTTTTGGAGCTACCGAGCTGCAATCTGCTGTGTTGTCGGCTTTGACTCTCATGCTTCAAATCGAATGTTCTGACGCATTAACGAGAAGTGACGACGGTAAGAACTCTTTGGCGATGAAACGCTCCATGAAAAACCTGTTGGATACGGTCAAATCGCCCAAGAGCGAGGAATCTTTGGCGagcgaaaaaaaattggaaacacCGATGACAAAGTCTCAGCAAGCGACCAGGTATAAGGTGAATCTTTTGGAGAAACTTTATTTCGGAGGGTCCATTCAGAAGGCTCTACCTAAACCAGCGAATGTCTTAGAGTCGAAATCTCCCCCTTCCAACAAGAAATACGTAGTATCTGGTGTTCAGATTTGTAAGCTCTTGTTGCACCTTTACGATATATACGACTTGAAATCGAATAAGGACAGCAATCAGAAGCAAATCATTCTAGCGGCTACCTCCAGTATTTTATGTGTGTCCACCGAAGCTAAATATTACGCCTTAGATACTGGGTTTCTCCAAAAAATCATCGAATCCTTGAAGGAGTTGAGTGTTAAACTAAGTCTAGAATCCATCGATTGCTTCCGGAGAATAAACGACAAAAAGAGAATATCACCTATGCTGAAGGATCTCGATTGTGTAACTGGACTTCTGAcgaattttttcatggaaaatgtGGCTGTTAAATGTGAGGCAGCCAGTCTGGGCCTTCCAGATATCGTGCACAAAGTGTGGGCCTGGTATGCCATGCAGAAAGCGTCTTTGATAAACGTGCTGAAAATGCTGTCCACTTTCACAACAAATTGTCCGTTTGCGTGCCAAACCTTACCTTACACCAGTTCAGTAGCGGGCACTGGACCGAGGAAGAACACTAGCAGTGTTTCTTTATTGCATGTTGTAGTGTCGGTAGTTTCTCGAGAGATGGACATGTTGAGTAAGACGCACGATATGGTTCCCTTGCGCTTGTGTTTCAACATACTGCAGAACTGTTCGGGTGTTTTAGAATGCAGGATTTGCATTACGAAAACCTCCTTGTTGCAAGGTATAATGAAGCTGCATCCGTCTGTGTCGAAACAGCAGAAACCTTGGGAGACCGTTGAACTGATTTGGTTAGAATTTTTGCAAGTGTTTACGGTATATCCAGAAGGACAGATGTATGTGGGAAAGCTGCCGGACGTTTTGGATCTCATCTTGAGTTTGACGCAAGGTAATAAGTTGCATAACAGGGAAGTTGCTCTCAGGGTTATGCAAAATATAGCGTTTTACACCCCTAACAGAGCTAGACTTCTTACGACACCGAATTTTATAAATACTCTTATAGCAAAGTTGGAGAATGGAACTAACAAGGAAAAGGTGATAGTTGTCAATACCATGTGGGCTTTGGCAGCGAATAACATGAAAGCTAAGACGGTGTTTAAGTCCTCGAGATTGGATCTGAAACTTTCTGAAGCGCTTAAGAAAGTACAATTGTTAAATGACTATTCTTTGGGTAGAGATG
This window contains:
- the LOC123683164 gene encoding chloride intracellular channel exc-4 is translated as MSDDIVENGHEENGDVPEIELIIRASTIDGRRKGACLFCHEYFMELYLLAELKTISLKVTTVDMQKPPPDFRTNFEATPPPILIDRGLAILENEKIERHIMKSVPGGHNLFVQDKEVATLIENLYTKFKIYITKYESTDTNEASQPLLSQLMKINDFLAKRATRFLTGDTMSCFDCELMPRLQHIRIGAKAFRNFEIPTKFSALWRYMFNMYELEAFRQSCPADQDIISHIKNQLGLRTKARIELETPVYSTSIPILNEA
- the LOC123683165 gene encoding mitochondrial coenzyme A diphosphatase NUDT8; the encoded protein is MLTSRIRINYVCERAVSKFYSPENILSQENREKTTSKFSTMQPIRLSHFPPRKAAVLVPLCLMDGKMALLYTLRTSKLKNHRGEVSFPGGMIDDSDKDVTEAALRETREELGIVPECVDVWGSGRQLVARGKTTVTPVLGYIKKNFKIKDLKLSRDEVDDAFYVTLEDLCNPKLYRHTQFRQDDTTFNMPVFTGGKYRIWGLTAVITYIALHSLLPARAYNHQVKQLQSIRIIP
- the LOC123683163 gene encoding rotatin, producing MTELVVPPSLINKLGHNILEIRERALITLLSKIDNGYKFENNLSQSKEMLTKLFEWFLFNPCPHEEMVLALIKRILLTDGGTTLINHYGPNTIKKELQQVKECLEPQYHSAVQDLYDIVDAFKAEKEIVPPLVSDVPLSYRSGQSCRTARSNTEITATSFGGYISKGPSMEVEVGNAKETFTVSRDSHSPIELHHNIADVLPNYTFQWQPLIEADKQVLCSLENSLKKPLQPSELLHSCEFLTDVLLHDFPAEVFLQRPTIVLLLQDLLACSLSTRVSASVLNCINHLTKSLIQRIAHCNDPCLRCLREYTPPSIVHTSLNSEILPLTEEIEFKEDYESLKEYEMSTTKYCLTTLKCILDYLIIKPESLRDTAKKKHNNLYNGIIVIEQILFLLKRCFCCEIFNVQPIGAFYDILKELNLCLISFGELLENYRIEVNTNEGNAKFRAIQICILNHCMYLLDNFIPSDRSVHLLPKCLKNSLTMSLLDIPMARLYPELHSDMLRYVQTFSKITESECLERFRIVNDVCGSMTAAVELMRNHDVLCFSKIINLAKKGMLCLQFHENLSFVKIIIEACATKFNLHTNDEDALIMEGVLLGLFSNHIDEVVEYTLELCYKKVITAIGPMLNFNGFGVSSSQVVFLLRSKLLTEMAEFGLCSQNNRVKKYAEDIFIHLLKCKILVTDEIWDKVTAAVIPAFPILLVYASKMTPLGRTLINVVDPDIAKDLRLPITEVVKSNILLMYSKEDLVRDEAFSRLCWLLAQQENSKMLLPRLNNINDRILTNICQVIPAGFDVNRTKSAERFYQPSSLQNVMELLTSTNTEPGIRRSALTQTAVMMEDYLLHDLFIDKGGVDMIIKIMNDALIEEDYTNYSDSVVPAVAILKSICLHNSNVRYELSHNLNLYYLILRGMFLYCTEERMKMDSSTLLFLLLYSSFLRGTPSRGNLAIPEVVVGNLAVPLTCAVYGNTSDYADCDITEYILSDKASSSSVQIQWNAEVYGGFQKLTQLGNFVEPEGIKMVDHLKIQAKDLVQIKVSSVEYSIGECLKEMERGECFTSCEEILNALLIYLYLYHLWKKDTEGFILKYPWEQHFGKFLRILPSSEDDVCLLHSVVKFLRTLVPFYKFSKDGCWIASIIKDPTDYFTDLVSCGNDTDDQAKLLSKELVGLITDCACQEQHFVDYCVESDQNCRVSDDWAAVIEMVTDNLKLQDPNQLYNLAHLDSLLSCLVHLSAMLGWSRARKRSSSKQTMKEIISGLCDLVDAFHYGKGPSAAVSLMGLSITKNVMMILNHILAEVHSSEAKNWDLLFVEDANQPNKIFNFVILWDTRDVILRAAVLQFFAGILQSSRLARDIVVDLKKKRRCLWTMSLNILLDKDEAAIVRENAALILANLCTHRRITSDPLPILHSELVSLEYDKETHSNPIDSIVDVLEKTKALKQLKTMILCLYTNNLSEVRIQEITPKSSGHLYTYRSTSDFTEKNWSCTSKNTNEECNLVTPSLMKTTIIFLRNLIEMTGQPYVDYINDSGLIKLIFKSICSPSIEIRNTKELSLYIEILEMNTEICFFLNKTVRFSPGCLGTILHTKDCFNVFISLLDPKIYHTHLPQLIYLRNKLWTEIFSLIGTFLECGMQVEDPKRAFEILGIILEAIYNCGPMNLIATVCESIEAFGATELQSAVLSALTLMLQIECSDALTRSDDGKNSLAMKRSMKNLLDTVKSPKSEESLASEKKLETPMTKSQQATRYKVNLLEKLYFGGSIQKALPKPANVLESKSPPSNKKYVVSGVQICKLLLHLYDIYDLKSNKDSNQKQIILAATSSILCVSTEAKYYALDTGFLQKIIESLKELSVKLSLESIDCFRRINDKKRISPMLKDLDCVTGLLTNFFMENVAVKCEAASLGLPDIVHKVWAWYAMQKASLINVLKMLSTFTTNCPFACQTLPYTSSVAGTGPRKNTSSVSLLHVVVSVVSREMDMLSKTHDMVPLRLCFNILQNCSGVLECRICITKTSLLQGIMKLHPSVSKQQKPWETVELIWLEFLQVFTVYPEGQMYVGKLPDVLDLILSLTQGNKLHNREVALRVMQNIAFYTPNRARLLTTPNFINTLIAKLENGTNKEKVIVVNTMWALAANNMKAKTVFKSSRLDLKLSEALKKVQLLNDYSLGRDEIERMEYVLDILKDTDRCK